Within the Vagococcus carniphilus genome, the region TTCAAATGTTGTCACTTGGCAAGAGTTAGCTAAACGTCAAGATGCTAAATTGGTTTATGTTGATTTAACCAGTGAAGGTGAAATCGATATGGACGACTTTAAAAGAAAAATCAATGAACGTACTAAAATTGTTTCGATTGCCCATGCATCAAATGTGTTAGGAGTAACCAATCCAATTAAGGAGATGGCAACTCTAGCTCATAATGTGGGGGCTTATCTAATTGTTGATGGCGCTCAATCGGTACCTCATATGCCAGTTGATGTTGTAGATTTAGATGCTGATTTTTATGTGTTTAGTGGACACAAAATGTGTGGACCAACAGGAATCGGCGTTTTATATGGAAAACAGCAATTATTGGAAGAGATGGAACCTGTTGAGTATGGTGGCGAGATGATTGACTTTGTTTATCATGACCACAGTACATGGACAGAACTACCTTGGAAATTTGAAGCAGGAACACCTAACATTGCTGGTGCGATTGCATTAGGTAGTGCCATTGATTACTTAACTGAAATTGGTATGGCTAACATTCATCAACATGAACAAGAGTTGGTCGACTACGTCTTACCTAAATTAGAAGCAATTGAAGGATTAACGATATACGGACCTAAAGATCCTAAAAAACATAGTGGTGTGATTGCCTTTAATTTAGACGGCATTCATCCACATGACACAGCAACTGCATTAGATATGGAAGGAATAGCCGTTCGTGCCGGTCATCACTGCGCACAACCGTTACTTTCTTATCTCGAACTTCATGCGACAGCTCGTGCTAGTTTTTATTTTTACAATACCAAAGAAGACGCAGACCGCTTAGTAGAAGCGATTATTGCAACAAAGGAGTTTTTCACTGATGGCTTTATCTAGATTAGAAAACTTATATCGGCAAGTCATTTTGGACCATACCTCTCATCCAAGAAATAAGGGAACACTGAATGAAGCGACAAGCCAAATTGAGTTGAATAACCCAACTTGTGGAGATGTGATTCAATTGCAACTTCAAATTAAAGATGATGTTATCGAAGATGTGAAATTTGATGGGCATGGTTGCTCAATCAGTATGGCAAGTGCCAGTATGATGACAACAGCTATTATCGGAAAAACCGAAAAAGAAGCCATTGAGATTATTGCCAGTTTTCTAGAGTTAGTCCAAGGTGAAGAAGTCGAAGATAAAAAGAAATTAGGAGACGCTCAGATGCTTTCAGGTGTCGCTAAATTTCCTGCACGAATCAAATGTGCGACCTTAGCTTGGAAAGCCTTAGAAAGAGGTATTATTCAAGACAATGAAACAACTGTCGAAGGACACATACATACTGAAGGATAAGGAGTGTAGCTAAAAATGAGTGAAGTACCAGAGTTAGAAGAATATAAATTTGGTTTTCATGATGATGTTAAACCAATCTTCAGTACAGGAGAAGGATTAACAGAGGATGTTGTTAGAGAGATTTCAGCTCAAAAAGATGAACCGGAATGGATGCTAGAATTCCGTTTGAAATCATTAGAAGCCTTTAACAAAATGCCAATGCAAAAATGGGGACCAGATTTATCAGATATTGATTTTGGAAAAATTAAATATTACCAAAAACCAAGTGATAAACCAGCTCGTGACTGGGATGATGTACCAGATAAAATCAAAGAAACCTTTGAGCGAATCGGTATTCCAGAAGCAGAAAGAAAATACTTAGCTGGAGCGTCAGCACAGTATGAATCAGAAGTGGTTTACCACAATATGAAAGATGAATTTTCAAAATTAGGAATCGTCTTTACTGATACAGACACAGCTTTAAAAGAGTATCCAGAAATATTCAAACAATATTTCTCAACATTAGTGCCACCAACAGATAATAAATTAGCGGCATTAAACTCAGCTGTTTGGTCAGGTGGAACATTTATCTATGTACCAAAAGGGGTACGAGTAGATGTGCCACTACAAACTTATTTCCGTATTAACGCGGAAAACACAGGACAATTTGAAAGAACACTAATCGTAGTAGACGAAGGAGCTAGCGTACATTACGTTGAAGGATGTACAGCACCAACTTACTCAAGTAACAGTCTTCATGCAGCGATTGTTGAAATCTTTACATTAAAAGATGCTTATTGTCGTTATACAACCATCCAAAACTGGTCTGACAACGTTTATAACTTAGTTACAAAACGTGCCAGAGCAGAACAAGGAGCGACAATTGAGTGGATCGATGGTAACTTAGGTGCTAAGACTACCATGAAATACCCAAGTGTTTACCTTGAAGGAGAAGGCGCTCGTGGAACAATGCTATCAGTGGCATTTGCAGGAGCTAACCAAATTCAAGATACAGGTGCTAAAATGATTCATAACGCACCAAACACATCAAGTTCAATCGTCTCAAAATCAATCTCAAAAGATGGCGGTGAAGTGAACTACCGTGGACAAGTAACATTTGCTAAAAATAGCCCAGGATCAATCTCCCACATTGAGTGTGATACGATTATCATGGATGAATTATCGAAAAGTGATACGATACCATTTAACGAAATTCATAATAGCCATGTGGCACTTGAACACGAAGCAAAAGTATCAAAAATCTCAGAAGAACAATTGTATTATCTAATGAGTCGTGGCTTAAGTGAAGAAGAAGCGACAGAGATGATTGTTATGGGATTTGTGGAACCATTTACGAAAGAACTTCCAATGGAGTATGCTGTTGAGCTTAATAGGCTTATCAGTTATGAGATG harbors:
- the sufU gene encoding Fe-S cluster assembly sulfur transfer protein SufU, with translation MALSRLENLYRQVILDHTSHPRNKGTLNEATSQIELNNPTCGDVIQLQLQIKDDVIEDVKFDGHGCSISMASASMMTTAIIGKTEKEAIEIIASFLELVQGEEVEDKKKLGDAQMLSGVAKFPARIKCATLAWKALERGIIQDNETTVEGHIHTEG
- the sufB gene encoding Fe-S cluster assembly protein SufB codes for the protein MSEVPELEEYKFGFHDDVKPIFSTGEGLTEDVVREISAQKDEPEWMLEFRLKSLEAFNKMPMQKWGPDLSDIDFGKIKYYQKPSDKPARDWDDVPDKIKETFERIGIPEAERKYLAGASAQYESEVVYHNMKDEFSKLGIVFTDTDTALKEYPEIFKQYFSTLVPPTDNKLAALNSAVWSGGTFIYVPKGVRVDVPLQTYFRINAENTGQFERTLIVVDEGASVHYVEGCTAPTYSSNSLHAAIVEIFTLKDAYCRYTTIQNWSDNVYNLVTKRARAEQGATIEWIDGNLGAKTTMKYPSVYLEGEGARGTMLSVAFAGANQIQDTGAKMIHNAPNTSSSIVSKSISKDGGEVNYRGQVTFAKNSPGSISHIECDTIIMDELSKSDTIPFNEIHNSHVALEHEAKVSKISEEQLYYLMSRGLSEEEATEMIVMGFVEPFTKELPMEYAVELNRLISYEMEGSVG
- a CDS encoding cysteine desulfurase, producing the protein MLDKKIKQDFPILFQEVNDEPLVYLDSAATSQKPKQVIDSLVHYYEHDNANVHRGVHTLADRATTKYEASREKVRAFIGAKSTKEVLFTRGTTTGLNWLSRSFGDSVVNSGDEILISHMEHHSNVVTWQELAKRQDAKLVYVDLTSEGEIDMDDFKRKINERTKIVSIAHASNVLGVTNPIKEMATLAHNVGAYLIVDGAQSVPHMPVDVVDLDADFYVFSGHKMCGPTGIGVLYGKQQLLEEMEPVEYGGEMIDFVYHDHSTWTELPWKFEAGTPNIAGAIALGSAIDYLTEIGMANIHQHEQELVDYVLPKLEAIEGLTIYGPKDPKKHSGVIAFNLDGIHPHDTATALDMEGIAVRAGHHCAQPLLSYLELHATARASFYFYNTKEDADRLVEAIIATKEFFTDGFI